The sequence GGTGCTTGAAGGTAGCGAACTGTGCTTGTATGTAGCGAAGGGTGGTTGTATGTAGCGAAGGGTGCTTGAATGTAGCGAAGGGTGCTTGTATGTAGCGAAAGGTGCTTGAATGTAGCGAAGGGTGCTTGAATGTAGCGAAGGGTGCTTGAATGTAGCGAAGGGTACTTGAATGTAGCGAAGGGTGCTTGAATGTAGCGAAGGGTGCTTGAAGGTAGCGAAGGGTGCTTGAAGGTAGCGAAGGGTGCTTGAATGTAGCGAAGGGTGCTTGAATGTAGCGAAGGGTGCTTGAATGTAGCGAAGGGTGCTTGAATGTAGCGAAGGGTGCTTGAATGTAGCGAAGGGTGCTTGAAGGTAGCGAAGGGTGCTTGAAGGTAGCGAAGGGTGCTTGAAGGTAGCGAAGGGTGCTTGAAGGTAGCGAAGGGTGCTTGAAGGTAGCGAAGGGTGCTTGCGAGGTACTGGAACTGACGTCCAGTACCAAAAACTGACATTTTGGTTGATTTTCTTTGCTTTAAAATCAATACCATTCTCGTAGTTTCTTTACGATACTCTTCTTATATGTTTTATGCATTCGCTCCTAGCTTTGTTGCAGCTATTCCCGTTTTCTTCTGTCCTTCGACCAATGTATTTCGTCTACTGCTTCTTGTTTTGACCTCTTTACTCTGTTAAACAATGGGTTAGTCTCGGCTATTATTTTTTACCCGTTATTGTTGGTATGCAACATTTTCCTCTTATCTCCATTTGACTTGAACCATCATTTCTTATACTGTCGCTGCTCTAAGGTTTTCcttgaagtccactacgggctcaccatagcccgtgctacttgccccgctcctgtgccaggtaagtccactacgggctcaccatagcccgtgctacttgccccgctcctgtgccaggtaagtccactacgggctcaccatagcccgtgctacttgccccgctcctgtgccaggtaagtcctctacggtctccatagcccgtgctacttgccccgctcctgtgccaggtaagtccactacgggctcaccatagcccgtgctacttgccccgctcctgtgccaggtaagtcctctacggtctccatagcccgtgctacttggcacttTTGTTCCTCCTCTTCTGTGTCATCCGTCACGTGTTGACACAGGAGAAATGTcaagaaattcctgtctataacttcTACTAGTTTTCTTCCCCACGTCCCTTCCCCAccttggggattccttgattcttgCCAGTCAAGCTCTCGGGGGATTTAGGCGTTCTAGCCTAATTATGTTTGTTTGGGGTTAAGCTTCTGCTctttcaactgtcagtcaactggtatagaggtttctgagcctattgggctctattatatccatatttcaaactatgtatggagtctgcatgcaccacatcactttctgagGCATTCCAGCTTCTTcatgtgtgtatttatgtatgtatatgtatgtattgtatgtgtgggtgtgcgcGTGTATTTACTattacccagcgggttttcttcctattggggagtgttgtacatgctgctatggcggtgtgtccactcacaagatgagtggcgctgcccaatactgtcactatggcggtgtgtccactcacaagatgagtggcgctgcccaatactgtcactatggcggtgtgtccactcacaggatgagtggcgctgcccaatactgtcactatggcggtgtgtccactcacaagatgagtggcgctgcccaatactgtcactatggcggtatgtccactcacaggatgagtggcgctgcccaatactgtcactatggcggtgtgtccactcacaggatgagtggcgctgcccaatactgtcactatggcggtgtgtccactcacaagatgagtgacgctgcccaatactgtcactatggcggtgtgtccactcacaggatgagtggcgctgcccaatactgtcactatggcggtatgtccactcacaggatgagtggcgctgcccaatactgtcactatggcggtgtgtccactcacaagatgagtggcgctgcccaataaactcgcccctcggggcaaaatttaaaatttaatttactatttacaatttgtgtctgcaggatcgagctatttagctcttggaccccgcctttcaacGTGCGTGTGTGGGGCTGCTCCATTAGAACCAGGGTCTCTCTCAAGACACTAACTACTACTTCCCCTTCAAGGACAAACAAACAAGGAAGGTGACCTCGAACGACGGTACCGATGAAGGTCcttgagggaggaggagtacgGGCGGGTGCGAGTAGGGTCCAATACCCTAAGaaaggtaaatatatatatatatatgcataaccCCCTGTACGCCATCCCTACTCTATAGACAAACCCAAACCCACCACCCCCCAACCTAACCTGACTGAATCATGTCTAACGAAAATGAAATAGGTTTGAGATCCTACAGGCTGTAGGGTCCGAGGCTGTGGGGTCCGAGGCTGTGGGGTCCGAGGCTGTGGGGTCCGAGGCTGTGGGGGTCCGAGTCTGTGGGGTCCGAGTCTGTGGGGTCGTTGACTGTGGGGTCGTCGACTGTGGGGTCCTCGACTGTGGGGTCCAACTCGTTGTGGGGTCCTCTACTATGCTGAAGAACTCGGCCTATGTTATGGACACTGATCTCTGTCAATCACCTCGATCGGTTTTAGCAACAGTAATTGGATGATAAAatgttcagttttcaaaatataacgtTCAGTTCCACAAGCTCTCATGTAACTACCCTGTTCCACTGTATTCCGTTTATAATTCATAGTTTATAGGCCTACTGTATTTCTGATGAAAAAAACAACAATTAAAATATCCATGAAATTAAACTGAAGGCTGTTGTTCAGACTGTTATGACATTATGTTCAACcaagagtgacgctgcccaatatacTTGGCCTTAGGTGCAAAATTGAACAAATATCTATATGGAAATGTCTGTTTTAGGTTGAAGGTCAGTCGTTTAGGGCTAGTCTCACTCAATTTTTAACAGATTTGCTGTCTGGTACTTATCCAACATGGTCGAGTTGGGGTTGGCATAAATGACATGAGTACCCCTTGACACGGCGCCAATGAGACCCCCAGGACGAAATTCAGAAGATATCGTATACCCTGATTATGGTGGGATATTGTGCCGTGTATCACGCCACAAATGCTTAGCTTGAATAAACATTTGTTTAAACATTTAAACAAATGTTTAGCTTGAGATTCGAGCCTGACTATGGGGTGTAGGATGCATGCCCATGACTGATGTCGagtaagctacccaagaggtggcaggggcatgaataacccgtaaatgtGGGTTTCACCACCTTCCTATACTTGTAATGCTATCGATAGCAGAATAAGTATGATCCTGGGCCTCGTCCAACTATCCAAGATGACACTTGGGGGGTATAGGTATGTCATAGGCCAGTTGGGGTCGGTCCCAGTGTCAccttttaagaaatatcggctCCTTCCAAGACTTAAAATTGTATTGATAGTAGAGTGGGCACAGTACTTGGCTGTTAACCtggttaaaatatatatatatatatatatatatatatatatatatatatatatatatatatatatatatatatatataatatatatacatatatatatatttatataatatatatacatatatatatatatttatataatatatatacatatatatatatatttatataatatatatacatatatatatatttatataatatatatatatatatttatataatatatatacatatatatatatttatataacatatatatatatatatttatataatatatatatatatgtatatatatatatatatatatatatatatatatattatgcatttTTAAGGTGCCACTGGCCAGCTATCATAGTGCCAGGCTATGAGGTGCCACTAGCCAGACAGCAAACATAGTGCCAGGTTGCTCCGTGCCATTAGCCAGAGGGCGCTAAGTGTCACCGGTGCCGCCACTGTCGACAAGTGCCTCAGGACGGTGCCAAGCCACACCACTTCCCGAATCTTAATTTCACTGTCTTGAGTTGAGTCGAGACTTCAAGGAAGCGCATTCTCCTGCTTAATGTGAGGTGTCAGAGTAGTATAAACCAATCGCGAGGCCCGGGTGGCTCCCGAGAGTGTATAACGCCGCCAATCAGGGTCTTGTAAACAGGCAATCAGTAGTCCCCCCGTCGGGCCGACAGCGGTCACCTCACAGCTTATCACCGGCGACTCAGAAGACGACGTGAAGATGCTGTGGGGTGTGTTTTTATCTCTCTGGTGATCTTCTTCCAGGTAAACGAGTGATGCTGGGAGGGTATTTTAGGAGTCATCTCGGCTGAGATGCTCATCTTAGGCTCTTGCTCAAGAGCACGGCTTAAGGCAGACTCTTTAGGTGTGGTTTTGTTGAGTTTTTAGGAGTGGTTCCTTATGGAATGGTCATGAGAAGGTGAGGTTATTGGGCAGTATCACTCTTTGTGTGAGTGGACATGTTGCTTTAGCTATTGGCTTGTTCAGCCTGTCACTTGTACACTGACGCAGTTGGGTTGTTCATTCTGTCTCTTGTACCCTGATGTAGTTGGGTTGTTCATTCTGTCTCTTGTACCCTGATGTAATTGGGTTGTTCATTCTGTCTCTTGTACCTTGATGTtgttgggttgttcatcctgtctctTGTACCCTGATGTagttgggttgttcatcctgtctctTGTACCCTGATGTTGTTGAGTTGTTCATCCTGTTACTTGTACCCTGACGCAGTTGGGTTGTTCATTCTGTCTCTTGTACCAAGTCTGACTTGAGATGGACTGTTCCAACGCTTAAGAAAAGTAAGATAACGAGCCGTTATACCATTCTCCGCGCTGCGAAATAATTAGTCTGGCTAGTTTAGTGATTGGGGATTCGCCCTAATCACTGATCAGTCCAAAGCGGCTTCTTGAGCAGTGATTAGCTGCTCATTGGCTCATCTCACCAAATCACACCGACTAGCTAATACACTTCATTTACTCTCAGCCAATCTTGCATCTTCCAGTTGATTCAACAGCAGGTCCTCCTCCTTCAAGGTCCTCCTTCAAGGTCGTCCTTCAAGGAGAAGCTGACCCTTCACGGCCGTCAGCACGGGTGCTCAGACTCGGCAGGTGAATGAAGTTACCCTCGAGGCTCTCAGCCCCGCGTGAATGGGACCATGAAGTGGAGGTCCACCTCCAGAAGTCCTCCTCGAGGGCTTTCTTCGAGTTGTCCGGCACACCGGGGAGACCCAACCTGATGTAGACCAGAGGCCCTGCggcaaactcccccccccccccatggggtGGAGTTTACCCCCGGGATAAGGGGGTGTGGGTGGTTCCCCCATTGCTTAAGGCCGTtctggggcgcctgacagctgggtggacagcacttcggattcgtagtcctgaggttccgggttcgatccccggtggaggcggtgacaaatgggcaaaatgtttctttcagcctgatgcccctagcagtaaataggtacctggaagttagacagcggctacggggctgcttcctggaggggtgtgtaacaaaaaggagacctggtcgaggaccgggccgcggggacgctaagccccgaaatcatctcaagggaaaggaagggaactatcagggggaaagcgccaagtcattacgactatatagcactgggaaggggtcaggataaggatttgggatgggacggagggaaggaaggaatggtgcccaaccacttgtggacggtcggggattgaacgctgacctgcatgaagcgagaccgtcgctctaccatccatctcaagataacctcaaaatatacACCTAAGTAGCCTCCTCCTAAGGGGAACTATTATGGGTTTGTTTATTAAAGTGGGCTTCAAAAAAATGCAACATGTAATTCGAGTCGAGTGTTGAATGTGTGGACAATATTCAGCCAGCCATTAAACTGTCAGGCAGTTCACTTCCCGTCATTCAACGCCCTTTAGAGCCAAGAACCTTACCCGCTAGACTAGCCaagcacccccccctctccccactctccctctcactccccaATCTTTTTTTCCAATCCCTTAGAAACGGActggaatgttgttgttgttgttatagattcagctactcggaacacgttccaagttgtacaggctatggtgagcccgtaacttatcatggcactggagcggggcaagtagcacgggctatggtgagcccgtagtggacttacctggcacaagaacgGTGCGCGGACTGGAAGGCAAAACGATAGAAGTAGACTTCGCAAGCAGTTAATTACACCTGAGAGGTAATTAACACGAGTTAATTACACCTGAGAGGTAATTAACACGAGTTAATTACACCTGAGAGGTAACTAACATTTCAGGGCAGGTAATTACAACATTCTCGTCTTAacaatttctccccccccccatccacagcTCACTAGCTTAATGCACATCCCAAACTTTTTTGCGCTACCGGTATGTGAGCCGTAGCGCAAAAATGGGGCTACAGACTGTACAAAAGGTCTTATTTAAGACCTCGGTGGAGGCTTTCACATTAACAATAACAGTACATCTAacatgctcacattataataacaATGTCGGTTAGTTCGGATTCGGAGCCGGTcgaaccgagcggacagcacactggacttgtgatcctgtggtcccgggttcgatcccgggcgccggcgagaaacaatgggcagagtttctttcaccctatgcccctgttacctagcagtaaaataggtacctgggtgttagtcagctgtcacgggctgcttcctgggggtggaggcctggtagaggaccgggccgcgggggcactaaagccccgaaatcatctcaagataacctcaagatagttacaaataaaaaaatgaatatgcacggggtgggtatggggggcataataaagaaattgaaaatTGAATGCATTTACATAAATTATTATACTATGGTGCCTCGTCCGGACACAGTACACAAGCATTTACATGCATCGTAAATGTTCCACAGACGATCCAAGGCGCTCCACAGACGATCCAAAGCGCTCCACAGACGATCCAAGGCGCTCCACAGACGATCCAAAGCGCTCCACAGACGATCCAAGGCGCTCCACAGACGATCCAAGGCGCTCCACAGACGATCCAAGGCGCTCCACAAACGATCCAAGGCGCTCCACAGACGATCCAAGGCGCTCCACAGACGATCCAAGGCGCTCCACAGACGATCCAAAGCGCTCCACAGACGATCCAAGGCGCTCCACAGACGATCCAAGGCGCTCCACAGACGATCCAAGGCGCTCCACAAACGATCCAAAACGCTCCACAGACGATCCAAGGCGCTCCACAGAGACGATCCAAGGCGCTCCACAGAGACGATCCAAAGCGCTCCACAGACGATCCAAGGCGCTCCACAGACGATCCAAGGCGCTCCACAGACGATCCAAAGCGCTCCACAGACGATCCAAGGCGCTCCACAGACGATCCAAAGCGCTCCACAGACGATCCAAAGCGCTCCACAGACGATCCAAGGCGCTCCACAGACGATCCAAGGCGCTCCACAGACGATCCAAGGCGCTCCACAGACGATCCAAAGCGCTCCACAGACGATCCAAGGCGCTTCACAGACGATCCAAGGCGCTCCACAGACGATCCAAGGCGCTCCACAGAGACGATCCAAAGCGCTCCACAGACGATCCAAAGCGCTCCACAGACGATCCAAAGCGCTCCACAGACGATCCAAAGCGCTCCACAGACGATACAAAGCGCTCCACAGACGATCCAAAGCGCTCCACAGACGATCCAAAACGTTCCACAGACGATCCAAAGCGCTCCACACAGACGATACATATGTATCATTGAAGACACGTGCTGGAAAACGGTGAATGTGTCACCACTGTACATAAGAAAATGGAGAGCCTGACACTCGTCTACAGCCTTAAATGACTGACAAACATTCACTTTAAGTTACCTTATAATAATAAAACTAGTTAAACACGTAAGTGAAGATTAGATATAAAAAAAGCAAGTGCCAACGCGGCTTTAGGGAAAGTCACGGCTAACGAATCTACGAAGAATTTCGTTAGTTTCACGACCAATTAACGAAAATAAGGCAGGACGGAAAAGGCTGGGCGCAttgcgtatttttttttttttattatcaaaaggcctttgacacagcatcactctcccccccccctctctctctctctctctctctctctctctctctctctctctctctctctctctctctctctctctctctctctctctctctctctctctctctctctgtgtgtccttTGCCTTCTATTTTCTCCCCATTgaatcctcctccttcccttcccttgccTCCATTACTACACAGATTTAAGAGACGGGAGGAAGTGGATAAGGGCGCTGATATGGGCAAGGAGATACCTAAGAGACAGGAGTCAGAGTGTCATATAGATGGTATGAGGAATCGGAGTTGGGGACCAACAGCATTTTTctaagctcgattctgcagggacaatgagttgagaacaagtaggtgagtacacacacacacacacacacacacacacacacacacacacacacacacgaggctacgggaattaaacctcacttcgctggaagacagaagagttagggggggcatgatcaccacattcaagattctcaagggaatcgatagggtagataaagacaggctatttaacacaagggtcacacgaacaaggggacacaggtggaaactgagtgcccaaatgagccacagagatattagaaagaacttttttagtgtcagagtggttgacaaatggaatgcattaggcagtaatgtggtggaggctgactccatacgcagtttcaaatgtagatatgataagagcccaataggctcaggaacctgtacacctgttgattgacgattgaaagGCGGGATCAGAGAGCTAaaactcaaccccccgcaag comes from Procambarus clarkii isolate CNS0578487 chromosome 55, FALCON_Pclarkii_2.0, whole genome shotgun sequence and encodes:
- the LOC138352950 gene encoding luc7-like protein 3; its protein translation is MPMTDVDQSCIFQLIQQQVLLLQGPPSRSSFKEKLTLHGRQHGCSDSADDPRRSTDDPKRSTDDPRRSTDDPKRSTDDPRRSTDDPRRSTDDPRRSTNDPRRSTDDPRRSTDDPRRSTDDPKRSTDDPRRSTDDPRRSTDDPRRSTNDPKRSTDDPRRSTETIQGAPQRRSKALHRRSKALHRRSKALHRRSKALHRRSKALHRRSKALHRRSKALHRRSKALHRRSKALHRRSKALHRRSKALHRRSKALHRRSKALHRRSKALHRDDPKRSTDDPKRSTDDPKRSTDDPKRSTDDTKRSTDDPKRSTDDPKRSTDDPKRSTQTIHMYH